One window of Vitis riparia cultivar Riparia Gloire de Montpellier isolate 1030 chromosome 5, EGFV_Vit.rip_1.0, whole genome shotgun sequence genomic DNA carries:
- the LOC117914022 gene encoding proteasome assembly chaperone 4, whose product MENSVIDNKDGGVNDDGVQVTCFTEVSDDVTLHFQIIRLHKQIYAWIGSNSAKLGHMYAAASTRPNNTVSVTSILGGASDNTGSGIARRLALRTGVNIILACNIPKNNPMLEAEAEKKLVQKLINLGYTRPKSEGSTS is encoded by the exons ATGGAAAACTCTGTGATTGACAACAAGGATGGTGGTGTTAATGACGATGGTGTTCAAGTCACATGCTTTACAGAGGTTTCTGATGATGTTACTCTCCATTTTCAGATCATACGACTTCACAAACAG ATATATGCTTGGATTGGTTCCAACTCTGCCAAGTTAGGACACATGTATGCAGCAGCGTCCACAAGACCT AACAATACAGTGAGTGTGACTTCTATACTAGGAGGAGCTTCTGATAATACAGGATCTGGCATTGCTCGCCGATTAG CGTTGAGGACTGGTGTCAATATAATTCTGGCTTGCAATATTCCTAAAAATAACCCGATGCTAGAG GCAGAGGCTGAGAAAAAGCTGGTACAGAAGCTAATCAATTTGGGGTACACTAGGCCAAAATCTGAAGGTTCAACCTCATAA
- the LOC117914448 gene encoding probable beta-D-xylosidase 5 translates to MKDFHYCDSSAPYEVRAKDLVDRMTLSEKVMQTGDQASGVERIGLPKYNWWSEALHGVSNFGRCVFFDEVVPGATSFPTVILSAASFNQSLWKTLGQAVSTEARAMYNSGNAGLTFWSPNVNVVRDPRWGRILETPGEDPHLVGLYAVNYVRGLQDVVGAENTTDLNSRPLKVSSCCKHYAAYDLDNWKGADRVHFDARVSVQDMAETFVLPFEMCVKEGDVSSVMCSYNKINGIPSCADSRLLKQTIRGEWDLHGYIVSDCDSVEVMAVDQKWLDNSFSDSAAQALNAGMNLDCGTFNNRSLTEAVNLGKANQADLDHSLRYLYVLLMRVGFFDGIPAFASLGKDDICSAEHIELAREAARQGIVLLKNDNATLPLKSVKNIALVGPHANATDAMIGNYAGIPCYYVSPLDAFSSMGEVRYEKGCADVQCLNETYTFNAMEAAKRADATIIFAGTDLSIEAEALDRVDLLLPGYQTQLIKQVADLSTGPVVLVIMSGGGVDISFARDNPKIAAILWAGYPGEQGGNAIADVILGKYNPGGRLPITWYEANYVDMLPMTSMALRPVDSLGYPGRTYKFFNGSTVYPFGYGMSYTNFSYSLSTSQRWTNINLRKLQRCRSMVYINDTFVPDCPAVLVDDLSCKESIEFEVAVKNVGRMDGSEVVVVYSSPPLGIAGTHIKKVVGFERVFVKVGGTEKLKFSMNVCKSLGIVDSTGYALLPSGSHTIKVGGENTTSVAFPFHVNYIN, encoded by the exons ATGAAAGATTTCCATTACTGTGATTCCTCAGCCCCATATGAGGTTCGGGCGAAGGATTTAGTAGACAGAATGACTCTGTCAGAAAAGGTGATGCAGACCGGAGACCAAGCTTCCGGGGTGGAAAGAATAGGATTGCCCAAGTACAATTGGTGGTCGGAGGCCCTCCACGGCGTGTCTAACTTCGGCCGGTGTGTCTTCTTCGACGAAGTTGTTCCGGGAGCCACCAGCTTTCCCACTGTAATCCTCTCAGCTGCATCTTTCAACCAGTCGCTGTGGAAAACCCTTGGCCAG GCGGTTTCCACTGAGGCAAGAGCCATGTACAATTCAGGGAACGCGGGGTTGACATTTTGGAGTCCAAACGTCAACGTAGTGCGGGATCCCAGATGGGGAAGAATCCTCGAGACGCCCGGGGAAGATCCTCATCTCGTTGGTTTGTATGCTGTTAATTACGTTAGAGGCCTGCAGGATGTTGTGGGAGCTGAGAACACCACGGACTTGAACTCTAGGCCCCTCAAGGTCTCTTCATGCTGCAAGCATTATGCTGCCTATGATCTTGATAACTGGAAGGGCGCGGATCGGGTGCATTTTGATGCAAGG GTTTCGGTGCAAGATATGGCTGAGACGTTTGTTCTTCCATTTGAGATGTGTGTGAAAGAGGGTGATGTTAGCAGTGTGATGTGCTCttacaataaaattaatggAATTCCTTCTTGTGCTGATTCAAGACTCCTCAAACAGACCATTAGAGGAGAATGGGATCTTCATGG ATACATAGTTTCGGACTGTGATTCAGTGGAAGTGATGGCGGTTGATCAAAAATGGCTGGATAATTCGTTTAGCGATTCTGCTGCACAAGCCCTAAATGCAG GCATGAACTTGGACTGCGGTACATTCAACAATCGTTCCCTGACTGAAGCAGTGAACTTAGGGAAAGCCAACCAGGCTGACCTAGACCACTCACTGAGGTACCTCTATGTTTTGCTGATGAGGGTGGGGTTCTTTGATGGTATCCCGGCTTTTGCCTCTCTTGGAAAGGATGATATCTGCAGTGCTGAACACATCGAGTTAGCAAGGGAAGCTGCAAGACAAGGAATCGTTCTTTTGAAGAACGATAATGCGACTTTGCCACTGAAATCTGTTAAGAATATAGCGCTTGTTGGGCCTCATGCTAATGCCACTGATGCTATGATCGGAAACTATGCAG GTATCCCATGCTACTATGTCTCCCCACTTGATGCCTTTTCCTCAATGGGAGAAGTGAGATACGAGAAGGGATGTGCTGATGTTCAATGTCTGAACGAGACCTACACCTTCAATGCCATGGAAGCTGCAAAGCGAGCAGATGCTACGATAATTTTTGCAGGGACTGATTTATCCATTGAGGCTGAGGCCTTGGACAGAGTGGATCTCCTGCTTCCAGGCTACCAAACTCAGCTGATCAAACAAGTTGCCGACCTTTCCACCGGTCCTGTGGTTCTTGTGATCATGTCTGGTGGCGGTGTCGATATTTCCTTTGCTCGGGACAACCCGAAAATCGCTGCCATCCTGTGGGCCGGTTATCCTGGTGAGCAAGGAGGCAACGCCATTGCAGATGTTATCCTTGGGAAATACAATCCTG GAGGGAGATTACCAATCACATGGTATGAAGCAAATTATGTTGATATGCTGCCCATGACATCTATGGCCCTGAGGCCAGTTGATAGCTTAGGGTATCCAGGGAGGACATACAAATTCTTCAATGGCTCCACTGTCTACCCATTTGGCTATGGAATGAGCTACACCAACTTCTCCTACTCACTGTCAACTTCCCAAAGGTGGACCAACATCAACTTGAGAAAGCTCCAAAGGTGCCGCAGCATGGTTTACATCAACGATACTTTCGTACCAGACTGTCCAGCAGTTCTGGTTGATGATTTAAGTTGTAAGGAGAGTATTGAGTTTGAGGTTGCAGTGAAGAATGTGGGGAGGATGGATGGAAGTGAAGTGGTTGTTGTTTACTCAAGCCCTCCATTGGGGATTGCTGGGACTCATATCAAGAAAGTGGTTGGATTTGAGAGGGTTTTTGTGAAGGTAGGAGGTACAGAGAAGCTGAAGTTTTCTATGAATGTCTGCAAGAGCTTGGGTATTGTGGACAGTACTGGTTATGCCCTTTTGCCTTCTGGTTCTCACACCATCAAGGTTGGGGGTGAAAATACAACTTCAGTCGCGTTTCCTTTTCATGTCAACTACATTAATTAA